The sequence ACGAGCATCAAATCCACAAAGTACTGATGTCCGATCTCCCCGTCCCTCCACTTCAATTTCGCCGGAGCTCTTCCGTAATGAACTCCGTCGTTGCACCGGTTATCATAATGCCACGGATACGTCATATCGAAGTTATCCACCACGCTTGTAACCAATCCAGCATCCCTCATTTTCTCGAGAAACACTCCGTTAAACGCCTCCATTTTGCTTGGGTTAAACGCTAACGTTCTAGCGTAGCCTCCTGTCGCGATCGTGTTCCTAAAAATCACCTCAGGCGGTTGCAGTCCCCTGCTTTTCACCTTGTCAAAAACTCCTCTCCAAAACGCAGCTGCGGTTTCAGCTCCTTTCGCAAAGGCTCTAAGACTAGTCCAGTGAATCCCATCGTGTAGACCTGAGTTCACGATCATCACGTCCGGAACACGGTCTTCCGTGAAGTACTTCTTGAGCAACTCTCTAAAGTCCGAGTCTTGAAGAGAATCAAGACCCTGGTAGTTCTTTGTCTCGTTCCAATGACCGTTGAAGATGCTCGTGATCCTAACCGTCTCCGATGAGTTCTTCGGATTCGAAAACTTCAAATCAAATCTCCTCGGTACAGCGGGGATCTCCGGATGACCCAATACAAAGTTCAGCAAGTTTCTGATCGAATCAACATGATTCGAGTCCCCCCAGAAGAAGATCCACTTGCCTTTCAAGCAATCCCAAGCCTTATCACCAGAGAAGAGCTCAAAAGAGCAATGAGTAGAGTAAACCCAACCATTGCTCTCTATAGCTCCAACCGCTCCATCGCACCACGGTTTCCTACAAGGGAAATCCGCGGCGAGGCAGCGGTAACGCCCGTCATTGCTGATCTGACACTCATCGTTCTTCCCAAGCCTAGTCCACCGTCCGGACCAAGCATCTCTGTTGAAGTCAGATCTTTTACATGACCGTAGCTCCGGCAGAGTAACGTCAGGCTTCTTGATGAATCTTAATGGGACGTTACGAAGCTTTCGATCAAAGCCTAGACGTGAGGTGCTGAACTTAAGGCCTTGGAAGTGACGGAAGAGCAAAATGACGGTGAGATTGTAATCTCCGGCGAACTCAGGATGAACCTGTAACGAGAAAGAGTAAGTTCCGTTTCCGAAGTCTTTCACCGGAGGCCTCGATTTCCAACTCTCGCCGGATAAATCAGTCTCGAAGTAGTCACCACCGATGCAAACGTGTTTACCAGATTCATCCAAGGCTTGGAATCTGAACTCATGAATCTCACCGGCGGTTAACTCTAACGAATCAATCCCGTCGACGCCGGAAACTGAAATCTCGACGGTTTTTGCTTCTCTGCACGGCGCTCCTCCCGGAGCCAACCAACTCCTCATCAAATTCGCCGTGAAACCTTTCCCCGAAGCGGCGGCGATCCACCCGAATTGAACCCGGGTCGAGTTCGAAGTGAGATTCGTCTCCTTCTTCGGATCCAGAGTTGGTTCAACCACCTTCGTCGTGTGCATAGTGAGATTGTGGCGTCCTCGAGGTTCCTCTGATGCTAGATTGGGTTGAGGTGACGTTAAAGGAGACGGAGAAGGGCTGATTCGAAGGGAGTGGGAGGAAGAAGGACTGATCTTAACAGAGTAAGCATTGAATCTCCATGGCTCAACGAAGGTTTGAATGGAACAACCATCAATGCTCCAAACGACTaacatgaggaagaagacgagtGCAGTAAGCGCACCAAGACGCCATTGAAGCAAAGGGCTTGGCCGTAGAATCAGTAATTGGCTCGGAACTGGATGCAAAATCACTCCTTTATCTGGCATCTGAATGAAGATCCGACAACAAACCCAGAAAAGGTGGATTCAAGTTAgcaaatcacaacaacaacaacaaaaaaaaaaaaaaaaatcaatttgacGACAAGACAATTACcaaagatgagtttttttttgctttcaaaaaagtaaagtttaagtttttaaatcattctaccgagaaaacattaaaagccaaaaaaaaaaatccaaactttatataaattaaaactttactCTAAATGGTTCAGTGATGGGTTAGTTCTTGAACTCgtggaagatgatgattgatgatgacaATGAATGATTCCACAATCCGCTCAGTTTTTGAATTATAGGAGTTTACAAGAACTTAAAAATCCTCCCAATTCCCgcaagagagaaaaaggaaactaTGGGAGGattcaaagtttttttagatTGTTCGGATGAGTGCAgccaaataagaaaatattgagaGAGggagggaggaggaggaggcggaggacgggggagagagagagataaagacaATTTTCGTGTCAAGACGATTATAACCCTGTCGTAGTAACGGATTTACCATGACAACAAGCCGACGACCGCGCTAAATAATTGTGCGACGACATGTGGGCAACGAAGCGTTTTCACAAAGTCGCGTCGGTGTGCCGGTAGGGTTATTTataaaagctaaaataaaaaaaaaaaaaaaaaaaaaNNNNNNNNNNNNNNNNNNNNNNNNNNNNNNNNNNNNNNNNNNNNNNNNNNNNNNNNNNNNNNNNNNNNNNNNNNNNNNNNNNNNNNNNNNNNNNNNNNNNNNNNNNNNNNNNNNNNNNNNNNNNNNNNNNNNNNNNNNNNNNNNNNNNNNNNNNNNNNNNNNNNNNNNNNNNNNNNNNNNNNNNNNNNNNNNNNNNNNNNNNNNNNNNNNNNNNNNNNNNNNNNNNNNNNNNNNNNNNNNNNNNNNNNNNNNNNNNNNNNNNNNNNNNNNNNNNNNNNNNNNNNNNNNNNNNNNNNNNNNNNNNNNNNNNNNNNNNNNNNNNNNNNNNNNNNNNNNNNNNNNNNNNNNNNNNNNNNNNNNNNNNNNNNNNNNNNNNNNNNNNNNNNNNNNNNNNNNNNNNNNNNNNNNNNNNNNNNNNNNNNNNNNNNNNNNNNNNNNNNNNNNNNNNNNNNNNNNNNNNNNNNNNNNNNNNNNNNNNNNNNNNNNNNNNNNNNNNNNNNNNNNNNNNNNNNNNNNNNNNNNNNNNNNNNNNNNNNNNNNNNNNNNNNNNNNNNNNNNNNNNNNNNNNNNNNNNNNNNNNNNNNNNNNNNNNNaaaaaaaaagtaaattgttATCCAATATCAATTCAGATGTTTATAATTATCATCAgtagagagatgagagaaaccTACCGTTGGAGATTTTAGTACACAAAAACTAGATAAAAAAGACAATTAAGAACTTTTTCTTCTTAGATTAGTACTAGTCTATTTTTCAATACCATtttagcttttatttatttacacaaTAATAGTTTCCATCTTTATTTATCTTATCCttttgtttcaagtttttttttgttttcaatatagAATGGtgagtttataaataaacaGTTTTGCAACGTCATCTTGAGCTAATAAAGTCAATCTCAAAGGGAAACAAAATCGTTTATACCATTGCAAAATTAAATTTTCCATAGCATAGTAGTATTAGTTAATTAATGAAGTTGCTCGCTATAACCGTAATTGAaccaagattaaaaaaaattcgaagAGCAAAGAGGATATTTTAACTTGTAAGAGATTGAATTAAGTAGGGGCTTATACGGTTTATGGTTCTGACCATGAATTTATTGTTGGCTGTTCAGCATCTGTTTTGACATGTGACTTTTAACTCCAAAGCTacaaaatgtcttggtccctaTAAGATAAAGAAGCACACATTATCTGaaaatctttgatatttttaggCACCTAAACTGATGTTGATTGAACAGAGTAATATTGGGCCCGAACTAGTACCGGTCTCGAGTTTCCTTACTAGCTTAATAATAGGGCCAAATTAGCCCCGTATTAGCTCCTTAATGGGCCTGTTAATATTAGCTCGTTGGGATCTCACTCTCTTTTGATCAAAAGAAAGACTTCAGGGATAATGGGTTAAATTGATAACTTTCATTTGTTAGGTATAGATTTAGTAATTTCTCGAAAGTTTGATATCTCTTTCCTCCATAGAACCAACACACACGAACaacagaagaagaggagattaTTTGGGAagtcaaacacacaaaaattaaatgtctctcaaaaataatcaaatcggAAAGTAAGTATGGCGTGTTGTTTAGCTTCGTGCTGTGCGTCGGCGACATGTGGGCTGTGTACGTCGGTGGCGTCGGGAATTACGAGGAAATCAGCGAGGATCGCTTACTGTGGTCTCTTCGGTGCTTCTCTTGTCGTCTCCTGGATTCTTCGCGAGACTGGTGCTCCCCTCCTTGAGAAACTCCCTTGTACGTTTCTCtcttccatttctttttttttcgtactCCCGTGAATACACAAAAAAGGAGGTTCCTTTTGGCTTAATGATTGGAGTTGGAACTTGGAACCATCAGTCTCGAAATTGGATTCTCTCTGATCTTGTCAATTGAATTGAATCCGATGGTTAACGATAGATTTTTGGGTGATGGCTTGTGCTTAAAcgttctccttcttttttttttcctgcttaAGCCTTGTTGATTCAGAGGTTTGAATACTGAGACATGATGAGCCATAGTGTTTTTAAGTATGAATCTATTGGGTCAGTGTAAAGTTTGTTCCTTTGAAACCGTGATCGTTTTTATCTCAATCTGTGATGATGGATGGATGGATGTGTTTGAATTGGGTCTGCTGATGCTTCATGTTATATACCTGCTTGATCATAGTTAAGAGTTTTGAGGAATCATCATCACCTCTATTGATACAAAATctcctttttggtttttgcttaaAAAAACAGGGATTAACACTTCCGATTCATTTACCAAAGAATGGTATCAGCAGCAATCTGTTCTTCGTGTGAGCTTTGGCAATTTCCTCTTCTTTGCGATATATGCTTTGATCATGATTGGTGTGAAGGACCAGAACGATAGGCGTGACTCCTGGCACCATGGCGGATGGGGTTTGAAGATGATTGTCTGGTTTTTGCTTGTTGTCCTCATGTTTTTTGTTCCAAATGTTATCGTCTCAATCTATGGTAAGTTTTCTTTGCTCCTCATATTTTCCCACATGTGGTGCTATCATCATCacgttttattttatgttattagAATTTTACTGGTCTGCGAAATCCATTGTTGTTATCTCATCAGGTTTTAGTTGATGAGCTTTTGAATACGGACAATTTGTGTGATTTTATATATCATGTGTTGGTGTACCTGTAAGTATGACAGAGTAGttgataaatttaaaagttgTGGATTTTTTCATCTCTGTTAGAGTGAAGCCATATATCCAGGCTGAATTCAGCGTGTGCACATTCTTTCAGGAACTTTATCAAAGTTTGGTGCTGGAGCGTTTCTGTTGGTTCAAGTGGTCTTGTTGTTAGATGCTACACATAACTGGAACGATTCATGGGTCGAAAAGGATGAAAAAAAATGGTATGCTCCACATCTTTCCTATGCATGTGTCCTGTGTTTTTGTCATGATTCTGTTTTTggcattttatttttaaagtttgattaATAATGATAATCGTCTGACTAATGGGGTTCTTTATGCAGGTATATCGCTCTGCTTGTTATATCAATCGTGTGTTACATAGCAACATATGCCTTCTCAGGAATCCTGTTCATCTGGTTCAATCCATCTGGTCATGACTGTGGACTAAATGTTTTCTTCATCGTCATGCCGATGATCCTGGCCTTTGTTTTTGCTATTATTGCTTTACATCCTGCGGTGAATGGCAGTCTTTTACCAGCATCAGTTATATCAGTTTACTGTGCTTATGTCTGTTACACGGGTCTCTCTAGCGAACCTCATGACTATGTGTGCAATGGACTTAACAAATCCAAGGCAGTGAACGCAAGTACTCTCATCCTTGGAATGCTCACTACGGTTCTCTCGGTTCTATACTCCGCCCTCCGAGCTGGCTCTTCCACCACATTCCTCTCACCACCGTCTTCTCCCAGAGCAGGTACTTCACCAAACTCTTCAATATGCTTGGACATTAAGTTTTTCAGTTTTGTAAATAGTAATTATGAACTAGACTCggctttttgtttcttctgttttgcTGGAAACGTTATCTGCAGGTGGGAGAGAGGCATTGTTAGAGGATCCCGAGGACGGGAAGAAGAAGGGTGGTGAAGCCGAGGCGCGGCCTGTGAGCTACTCATACTCCTTCTTCCATATAATCTTTGCGCTTGCGAGCATGTACGCTGCAATGCTTCTCTCTGGATGGACCGATTCATCAGAGAGTGCATCTCTGATCGATGTGGGATGGACCTCGGTCTGGGTCAAGATATGCACCGGTTGGGTCACGGCTGTACTGTACATCTGGACACTCATTGCACCGCTCATCCTTCCGGATCGCGAGTTCTACTAAAGAGGCATACCCGAGGGTAGCACGTGTATAGTCCAATCTGGTGAATgttatgtatatgtttatgtaGTCACTTAAAAGTGGGTATGATTGGTAATAGTAATGGTAATGAAAGTAGCTAATGTCACGGCTAGACTTGTAATTGAAATCTAAACTAAAAGTCCTTGGATGTTGTTTGAATGGATGTGTTGTTTCTGTGACTGTTACTCTATCATATGGTTATCTAAATTTCTGTTTGCAAGTAGTAGGCGAAGATGAGAAACCCAATAGAGTAGGAGAGCTATGTAGCAAACTCTCGAGTCAAGTTGGGGATTCAGCGTTTTAAAACCTTGTTATAAACGAAAGATAAACTAAATTTGAATTAtggaaatacaaaaaaatccaaTCATAGTTTCATTGTTTAAATTTGATCTAATCCATCATTCAAATAACTAAAACCCCCTAGACATTAAGCAGGTAGCTTTGTTCCCATCTTGTTATCATTGCTATTAGAATTAGCAATCTTAATAGCCTTGGTTAAATTATTCTTGATTCTTCCTTGTGCCTTCTCCTTGGAATAATCCATAAGGACAAAATCATTCATGTTAATCCGACAAACCacgttttttattcttctttaattGTATGGCTAATAGCAATCCATTCATATCCTTCACTTTAGCCAATGCTTTACAGTTTACACATTACACTCAAAAAGTTCCAAATCTAATTTGCTCTTAGATTTTACCTatcttaacaacaaaaaattactaTAATCATATGACAATGGTTAGTATGTAATATCATGTTGCTCATTTTCACATGTTTGGTCTTATATTTAATCTTACCAAATCTAGTTTGCTCTTAGATTTACACATGTTTGATCATTTAACCATTACCACATATGAAGAGCATATTAATTATTACGTGTAAAATAGACCAACCTTGTAAAAGCTAAAACTCATTTGTCATTCTTGAAAAATTGAAAGCAAAAAGCCAATCAACGAAGACATGACATGACTAATTAAACGGCTAGTTGTCCAAACAAAGACATGACCTGACCTGACATGTTACGTGTGATTTGCTGAAATCTAAAATACCGTAAATATTAGGAAAATTAGTAAAACCAACTGTAAATCTGAAAATTAAATGAACCCATTATTGTTAATTTCGTGTCGTGTGTATCTAGTTATTGTATTTCCcataatttttctatatttcaaataaatacAACAACATCGTTTAGGTTAACCATCCATAGTAGACATAATTATATCGTTTTGGTATGTGTACGATAAAAGAAACTCATGAAAACGATTTAGCCGTAGACGTGAGCTAAATTGGTTTTAGCTACGAACTCTACTCTAGAGACATTCTCCTAAAAAAATGAATGCGAACCATGTTTCAATGTTATGGTTCAGCTCTAACTGAGCACTCTCTCTAGTAAACTAGTGTCCTGAACCAAATTTATTACACAAccataaagtatatattttggtCATTACTCATTGGTATATGAAAGAACtcaaaagacaaaacacatttttactagtatatatgtatttttgactctttttggaattttaaatTCAGTTAGTATTTAGTATATTAGTAACTAAATTTTTCTATCCTAAACAATAacatgttgatatatatatatatatatatatataccatatttattatttgaaaacatacaaaatagTTTATGTATATCTTTTGCcgtatattatatatcaacatTCGATTCGAAGCAGCATGGCTGAGCCATTCGAGTTTTAACGAATTAGTCTCTTCGTCGTGGCGTCGAGATATGTCGACTCCGGAAGCTCTAGATTCTCTACGTGTGACGCTGAAAAAATGGAATAAGGAAAATTTTGGAGATGTGATCAAGAAAAAAGAGGGTTTGCTGGGAGAAATAAAAATGGTTCAGTACCTGCTGGAGTTCTCTCACACTGATGCTTTGTTACACAAGGAAGAGACTTTGCTTCAAGAGCTGGATACAGTTTTGGAGCAGGAAGAAACATTGGGGTTTCAAAAGTCACGGGAGAGATGGATTGTCCATGGAGATCGTAATACGAGTTACTTTCACACCTCAACGGTTATCATGCGACGTCGGAATCGGATTGAGGCTTTGAGAGATGATTCTGGGCAATGGTGTACGGATCCACAGGAGTTGGAACAACTGGCACTAACTTATTACAAGCGCCTTTTACTCTTTGGATGATCTTGATGCGGTAGTCGAGAGTTTGCCAAGGGAAGGGTTCCAGAGTCTTTCTCGTGAGGAACAATTGAGATTGAGCAAACCTTTTACTGCAGAGGAGGTAGAGTTTGCAGTCAGGAGCATGGGCCAATTTAAAGCGCCTGGTCCAGATGGATATCAGCGGTGTTGGGATATAGTGGGGGAGTCTGTAGTCTCGTTTGTGCTCCGGTTCTTTGAGACAGGGAAGCTAGAGACAGGTCTAAATGATGCGTTGGTGGTGTTATTGGCGAAGGTGGAGAAGCCGAAAAGAATAACACAATTCAGACCAATTAGTCTCTGTAATGTGTTGTTCAAAATATTGACAAAGGTTATGGTGCTGCGCCTTAAGAAACTGATAACAAATTTGATAGGACCGGCTCAATCTAGCTTCATTCCCGGTCGTTTAAGTATAGATAACATAGTGATTGTACAAGAGGCTGTCCATTCGATGAAAAGTAAGAAGGGAAGAAGAGGATGGATGCTTCTTAAACTGGATTTGGAGAAAGCTTATGACCGCGTTCGTTGGGATTTCCTTCAAGATACCTTAGTAGCTGCTGGATTATCAGAAAAGTGGGTGCATTGGATCATGCAGGGTGTTACGGGTTCGTCTATGAATATTCTTTGGAATAGTGAGAAAAT comes from Camelina sativa cultivar DH55 chromosome 19, Cs, whole genome shotgun sequence and encodes:
- the LOC104764302 gene encoding uncharacterized protein LOC104764302, yielding MPDKGVILHPVPSQLLILRPSPLLQWRLGALTALVFFLMLVVWSIDGCSIQTFVEPWRFNAYSVKISPSSSHSLRISPSPSPLTSPQPNLASEEPRGRHNLTMHTTKVVEPTLDPKKETNLTSNSTRVQFGWIAAASGKGFTANLMRSWLAPGGAPCREAKTVEISVSGVDGIDSLELTAGEIHEFRFQALDESGKHVCIGGDYFETDLSGESWKSRPPVKDFGNGTYSFSLQVHPEFAGDYNLTVILLFRHFQGLKFSTSRLGFDRKLRNVPLRFIKKPDVTLPELRSCKRSDFNRDAWSGRWTRLGKNDECQISNDGRYRCLAADFPCRKPWCDGAVGAIESNGWVYSTHCSFELFSGDKAWDCLKGKWIFFWGDSNHVDSIRNLLNFVLGHPEIPAVPRRFDLKFSNPKNSSETVRITSIFNGHWNETKNYQGLDSLQDSDFRELLKKYFTEDRVPDVMIVNSGLHDGIHWTSLRAFAKGAETAAAFWRGVFDKVKSRGLQPPEVIFRNTIATGGYARTLAFNPSKMEAFNGVFLEKMRDAGLVTSVVDNFDMTYPWHYDNRCNDGVHYGRAPAKLKWRDGEIGHQYFVDLMLVHVLLNALCVK
- the LOC104764303 gene encoding probable serine incorporator, which codes for MACCLASCCASATCGLCTSVASGITRKSARIAYCGLFGASLVVSWILRETGAPLLEKLPWINTSDSFTKEWYQQQSVLRVSFGNFLFFAIYALIMIGVKDQNDRRDSWHHGGWGLKMIVWFLLVVLMFFVPNVIVSIYGTLSKFGAGAFLLVQVVLLLDATHNWNDSWVEKDEKKWYIALLVISIVCYIATYAFSGILFIWFNPSGHDCGLNVFFIVMPMILAFVFAIIALHPAVNGSLLPASVISVYCAYVCYTGLSSEPHDYVCNGLNKSKAVNASTLILGMLTTVLSVLYSALRAGSSTTFLSPPSSPRAGGREALLEDPEDGKKKGGEAEARPVSYSYSFFHIIFALASMYAAMLLSGWTDSSESASLIDVGWTSVWVKICTGWVTAVLYIWTLIAPLILPDREFY